The Penicillium psychrofluorescens genome assembly, chromosome: 2 nucleotide sequence AATTATAACCTGTCTGAAGGGAAAGGGACGGGTGTTGGGTGTGTTTTGTTGGAGAGGGTTGTTGGGACAAATGCCAAGGTGtctgagaagaagatgtgCATTGTtcgtgctgctggggagAAAGTGGGTAGGTTGGGGGTTTGGGAGGTTGTTTGATGCTGGTTTTGGCATGTCTGATAGATAGATACCCAATGATAGACTTTCTCATGAGATATCCAGCAGCCAGGAGACTGCTCATCTCACACCATACAGAGATCAATCCCAAGAGGCAAATCAACACAACACAAAGGAAAAAAGTAGTCACAATTCTATACATACACTACAGCCATACACCACACCTATTGCCCAGCCAACAATTTATCTAGAAGAATAGATCCAATAGATCTACCCAACAATGCGATCCACAAACGCCTCCTCCATGCGCGCAACCTCCCTCTTAAACGCCCCAACCTCCTTCCAACAATCCAACGGCCTCCGATCATTCAACCGCAAGCACCCAACAACCTCCGACTGGGCGCGCGCAACGccctcgtccagctccgccAGTTTCCGGCGCCCGTCAAGCTTGCTTCGCAGCTGCTCGATCTCGCTCATGAcgctcgtcgacgagacctGTCGGTTCGCAGCAGGAGATGCACTGACGGGGTCGAAAGCGGGGAGGGGATCATGGTCCCGTCCTGCGAAGGGGATTCGCGGTGCGTCGAGGTCTAGGGATCCTGCCGAGGAAACGGATCCGGCAGCGGGGGCGAAGGACTTCCTCGTCGTAGGGGTGGGCGTCGACGCTCCTGAGTCTTTTACTTCAGCGAGCCgcttctcgatctccgcGAGGGTCTGCTGCTCGCGTTCGCGGAGGCGGGCCAGTTCCGAGGCAACGCGGGATTGGATTTCGAGTTCGAGGGTTTTGGCGCGTGAGGAGTcggtcttttttttttttctgtcgtTAgttgcttctttcttctaGGGGTGAACAATTGAAGTTAAGATGCAAAGACATACCTCGGAGCTGGATTGGAGGGCTTCCACTAGGTTCGAGGAGAATTGGACGGGGGAGTTGCTGGTGACGTTGGATGTTAGTCTTCATTTTTTCTTGGTGTTGGGTTGTTGTGTAGGATGTTTGAGGTGTTGTGTTGTAGTGTAGTGTACGGTTGAGGCAATTGATCGTGCTTCAATTGACCAGAGCAGGTTTGGATACCCTGCGCCCATGTTTATGCCGCACCACTaacaccaccatccacatCGGGGAACGTACCTGGAGAAGACATGTTTAGAGTCGGTTGCAGCCTCGGGTTTGGAGCTGCCGGCACCCATTGTGTCTGGAGGGTCAAGAGGGTGAGAAGTTCAGggcaatcaatcaatccaGGGCCAGCCGGGATCCGCATCACCGGCAGAGTGATTGATTCGGGTGGTCACGTGTGACGGTCATGTGATCGGGTCTACTTTGTTACGTAATTCGACCAAGGCGTGTTGATGAAGGGAACGCAAGTATGAAGAGGTATAAATAGCAATGGCTTCGTCCTTAACACCGGTTTTTTTTACCAGGGGGTCCACTTAATTGGGACAATAGAATTGATAGTATTCCGTGTATCTAGTATGTCTATATATATTGCAGAGAAGCGAGAAAACTCTGCACCAGAGTAGAAAGGGAGTCGGTAGTTGGAGATTTGCCGAGTAATCTTCCTGATAGAGTGGTTACCACGCAATCCGTGCAGTGAATCCCTTTGGCCAAATCCGCACCGATAGCTTGCGAATCTCATCCATGCACAAGATCCCCAATGCAAGGGGAATAGGCAGGAACCAGAACTCTAGAGGAGCGGAGCCAGTGCCAAATATTTGCTGAATGCCCGGCACCTCCGTGACGAATATTGCAATAGATAGGCTGACTACCAGGCTTGCCAAAAGCCAGGGATTGCGGCGTTGCTTGCGAATGGGATCTGCCTGCAGGATGGAGAGGCGCTTGTTGCGCACACTGAGGATGTTTCCCCATTGCATGATGAGAAGGGAAATAAAGTAA carries:
- a CDS encoding uncharacterized protein (ID:PFLUO_003294-T1.cds;~source:funannotate), with the translated sequence MGAGSSKPEAATDSKHVFSSNSPVQFSSNLVEALQSSSETDSSRAKTLELEIQSRVASELARLREREQQTLAEIEKRLAEVKDSGASTPTPTTRKSFAPAAGSVSSAGSLDLDAPRIPFAGRDHDPLPAFDPVSASPAANRQVSSTSVMSEIEQLRSKLDGRRKLAELDEGVARAQSEVVGCLRLNDRRPLDCWKEVGAFKREVARMEEAFVDRIVG